In the Engystomops pustulosus chromosome 2, aEngPut4.maternal, whole genome shotgun sequence genome, one interval contains:
- the APOF gene encoding apolipoprotein F, whose translation MELTFHFVILFLLHPMVYSRPYVTAGTLKNGIEATDTMERLLSAEDFSWATGNQTCHQLLKDCKEFLGFLAPSSSWILKPSLALGFLQVGCLTEQDPFFLELIQDEASSKMFLIMAKQLKTSSYQTINSHKNQQHIWKLDLLRFNLESLSMHGMPPAHHIHCSRIRQEEQNFLLNGSTLGLHSSLQHARHHCISLGSVCAGISSDNMGQFKSVAKAGGYIIPHAGSKLWLHHCIGRHLRRRSADPECQSDKELRIHNVMQWIPVVSGYYSAGSAVYYATQGCTAYAEDRAIEASVSIGYDALFGAADGISGAIGLGLGVAVKPALESGVKSAIGYFKTKLSG comes from the coding sequence ATGGAGCTCACGTTTCATTTTGTGATTTTATTCTTGTTACATCCCATGGTGTACAGCCGACCTTATGTCACAGCTGGCACGCTAAAAAATGGCATTGAAGCCACTGACACTATGGAAAGACTTCTATCTGCAGAAGACTTCTCCTGGGCCACAGGAAACCAGACATGTCACCAACTCCTGAAGGATTGTAAAGAGTTTCTTGGCTTTCTCGCTCCATCTTCATCCTGGATTCTTAAACCTTCTCTGGCGCTGGGCTTTTTGCAGGTCggatgtttaacagaacaggatcCTTTCTTTTTGGAGCTAATTCAAGATGAGGCTTCAAGTAAAATGTTTCTTATTATGGCAAAGCAGTTAAAAACATCTAGTTACCAAACTATAAACTCTCACAAAAACCAACAACATATTTGGAAGCTTGATCTACTAAGATTCAATTTGGAGTCTCTTTCCATGCATGGTATGCCCCCAGCACATCACATACATTGCTCTCGGATCCGACAGGAGGAGCAGAACTTTCTTTTAAATGGTAGTACTCTAGGGCTTCATTCATCCCTGCAGCATGCTAGGCACCATTGTATTAGCTTAGGCTCGGTTTGTGCTGGTATATCTTCTGATAACATGGGGCAGTTTAAAAGTGTAGCGAAGGCTGGTGGGTATATAATACCACATGCTGGGTCAAAGCTATGGCTGCACCACTGCATTGGTAGACACCTAAGGAGGCGTTCTGCTGACCCCGAGTGTCAAAGCGATAAAGAATTGCGCATCCATAATGTCATGCAATGGATTCCAGTGGTCAGTGGATATTACAGTGCTGGGAGTGCTGTTTATTATGCCACACAAGGATGCACTGCTTATGCAGAAGACAGAGCCATTGAAGCTTCAGTTAGCATAGGTTATGACGCCTTATTTGGTGCCGCTGATGGAATATCTGGGGCAATAGGCTTAGGATTAGGTGTGGCTGTGAAACCTGCATTAGAATCTGGTGTAAAATCGGCTATAGGCTACTTTAAAACAAAATTGTCAGGTTAA